One segment of Niabella beijingensis DNA contains the following:
- a CDS encoding M1 family metallopeptidase, whose amino-acid sequence MKKSSLLAVFAITSLSVWSQSHYNHKEAFAPLFYPSGGNEYRSASGEPGPKYWQNRADYNITSTLDTTGHTVTAKVEITYTNNSPDNLKFLWLQTDQNNYRKDSRATATTTAAGGRWANAMFTEGDVIKSVTIDEGAKKYSPQYSTTDTRTQVWLNSPLKAAGGKLKLTIEYKFTVPEYGSDRMGRLNTKNGWIYEIAQWFPRMAVYDDIQGWNLLPYLGQGEFYLEYGDISFSVTAPANMIVVGSGELLNPAECFTPEEAKRYAAARLSDKTVMIRSAEEIGKGGISSKKGTTTWKFKILNTRDVAWGASNAFILDGAKIDLPSGKKSMALSAYPVESVGTDGWQRSTEMVKGSIEFYSKNLFEFPYPAATNVAGIVGGMEYPGIVFCSYKSRGNGLWGVTDHEFGHTWFPMIVGSNERKYAWMDEGFNTFINDLSSAAFNNGEFKKHSYFDNPAAEQTVKSVFNDKGDILLTAPDVVQQANLGNTAYFKPSLMLHALRNSVLGKERFDAAFREYISRWAFKHPTPWDFFRTMENVGGEDLAWFWRGWVFNNWKIDQSVQSVKYKNSVPANGAVITIENLEQQPMPATVLVKESNGKQQTTQLPVEIWQRGGTYTFEVPTTTQITEVTIDPEKKMFDWDRSNNTWTGQ is encoded by the coding sequence ATGAAGAAAAGCAGTCTGCTTGCAGTTTTTGCAATTACATCCCTTTCGGTCTGGTCACAGTCGCATTACAACCATAAGGAAGCATTTGCGCCCCTTTTTTATCCATCAGGCGGAAATGAGTACCGGAGCGCATCCGGAGAGCCGGGGCCGAAATACTGGCAAAACCGTGCTGATTATAACATTACCAGTACCCTGGACACCACGGGGCATACGGTTACGGCAAAAGTGGAAATAACGTATACCAATAACAGTCCGGATAATCTGAAATTCCTCTGGCTGCAGACCGACCAGAACAACTATCGCAAGGATTCGAGGGCTACTGCCACAACAACGGCCGCCGGAGGACGCTGGGCCAATGCGATGTTTACAGAAGGTGATGTGATCAAATCCGTAACAATTGACGAAGGCGCGAAAAAATACAGTCCGCAATATAGCACTACAGACACCCGTACGCAGGTGTGGCTGAACAGCCCGCTGAAAGCCGCGGGGGGTAAACTAAAGCTTACCATCGAATATAAATTCACGGTGCCGGAGTACGGTAGCGACCGCATGGGCAGGCTCAACACAAAGAACGGATGGATCTATGAGATCGCACAATGGTTCCCGCGCATGGCGGTGTATGATGATATCCAGGGCTGGAACCTGCTGCCTTACCTGGGGCAGGGAGAGTTTTACCTGGAGTACGGTGATATCAGCTTCAGTGTTACGGCTCCTGCAAATATGATCGTTGTGGGTTCCGGTGAATTGCTGAACCCCGCCGAATGTTTTACCCCCGAAGAAGCAAAACGGTATGCTGCGGCCCGGCTCAGCGATAAAACGGTAATGATCCGGAGCGCGGAAGAAATAGGCAAAGGAGGCATCAGCAGCAAAAAGGGAACCACCACGTGGAAGTTTAAGATACTGAATACCCGTGATGTAGCCTGGGGCGCTTCAAACGCTTTTATACTGGACGGTGCAAAGATCGACCTGCCCAGCGGCAAAAAATCAATGGCGCTGAGTGCCTACCCGGTTGAAAGTGTTGGCACCGATGGCTGGCAGCGCAGCACGGAAATGGTAAAAGGATCGATCGAATTCTATTCTAAAAACCTGTTCGAATTTCCTTATCCTGCAGCTACGAACGTGGCCGGAATCGTCGGAGGAATGGAATATCCGGGTATCGTGTTCTGTAGTTACAAGTCCAGGGGGAATGGCCTCTGGGGTGTAACGGACCATGAATTCGGTCATACCTGGTTCCCGATGATCGTCGGCAGTAACGAGCGCAAATATGCCTGGATGGATGAAGGCTTCAATACCTTTATCAATGATCTTTCCAGCGCGGCCTTCAATAATGGTGAATTTAAAAAGCACAGCTATTTTGACAATCCCGCGGCGGAACAAACCGTTAAATCGGTGTTTAATGATAAGGGGGATATTCTGCTGACGGCACCCGATGTGGTACAACAGGCCAACCTGGGCAATACCGCTTATTTCAAACCTTCCCTTATGCTGCACGCACTGCGGAACTCCGTACTGGGCAAAGAACGCTTTGACGCTGCTTTCAGGGAATACATCAGTCGCTGGGCGTTTAAACATCCTACCCCCTGGGATTTTTTCCGGACGATGGAAAATGTAGGCGGGGAGGACCTTGCCTGGTTCTGGAGAGGATGGGTATTCAATAACTGGAAGATCGACCAGTCGGTACAAAGTGTTAAGTATAAGAACAGCGTACCCGCAAACGGCGCAGTGATCACGATTGAAAACCTGGAGCAGCAGCCGATGCCGGCAACCGTTCTTGTAAAAGAAAGCAACGGAAAGCAACAGACCACCCAGCTCCCCGTTGAGATCTGGCAGCGTGGAGGCACCTACACGTTTGAAGTGCCTACCACCACACAGATTACCGAAGTGACCATCGATCCCGAGAAAAAAATGTTCGACTGGGACCGCTCCAATAATACCTGGACGGGTCAGTAA
- a CDS encoding phosphotransferase, with translation MQDKVEKITALYQQWGGHAPDTIDVLQQAGSERRYFRIWREGRSVIGTYGANIKENESFFYFSEHFQKKQLPVAHILSISADRAYYLQEDYGNISLINHLEEQGECPPVYELFKSSLAALARVQVLGDKGLDYDRCLTNKEFGKQAIMADLLYFKYYFLDALRKPYDKQALIDDFEALSTYLTHTDHKFFMMRDFQSRNIQVMEDRSVHFIDYQGGMKGAPQYDVASLLWQARANLSEGWKEQLLTDYMDALEPLLGKPLNRTAFVSQYNGYVLIRLLQVLGAYGFRGLFERKAHFLTSIPLALRNLRAFLRKNAMGISVPEFDKVLQLCIADEIIEQFTPVQATEETPLVVKIASFSFKKGLPVEDKENGGGFVFDCRGILNPGRIESMKTQTGRDKEVIQYLEQQTKMPEFLHSVFDVVDITVADFIQRRFDSLMISFGCTGGQHRSVYAADALARHLKNKFKVKIELNHWVQDAKNWINEVVKKEV, from the coding sequence ATGCAGGATAAAGTAGAAAAAATAACAGCATTGTATCAGCAATGGGGGGGACATGCTCCGGATACGATTGATGTATTGCAACAGGCGGGCAGTGAACGCCGTTATTTCCGTATCTGGAGGGAAGGGCGTTCGGTCATCGGAACCTATGGTGCCAATATAAAAGAGAATGAATCCTTCTTCTATTTCTCAGAACATTTTCAAAAGAAGCAGCTTCCGGTGGCGCATATACTTTCTATAAGTGCCGACAGGGCGTATTACCTGCAGGAAGATTATGGAAATATATCGCTGATCAACCATCTGGAGGAGCAGGGAGAATGCCCTCCGGTGTATGAATTATTTAAAAGCAGTCTTGCCGCACTGGCCCGTGTTCAGGTACTGGGCGACAAAGGACTGGATTATGACCGCTGTCTGACCAATAAGGAATTTGGCAAGCAGGCCATTATGGCGGACCTGCTGTATTTTAAATATTATTTTCTCGATGCATTACGGAAACCGTATGATAAACAGGCGCTGATCGATGATTTTGAAGCCCTCAGTACCTACCTTACACACACGGATCATAAGTTTTTTATGATGCGCGATTTTCAAAGCCGCAATATCCAGGTGATGGAGGATCGCTCCGTCCATTTTATCGATTACCAGGGGGGGATGAAAGGTGCCCCTCAGTATGATGTGGCTTCCCTGCTCTGGCAGGCAAGGGCTAATCTATCCGAAGGCTGGAAAGAACAATTGCTCACCGATTATATGGATGCGCTGGAACCCTTGCTGGGTAAGCCACTGAACCGGACGGCATTTGTAAGTCAGTACAACGGCTATGTGCTCATCCGTCTGCTACAGGTGCTGGGTGCCTACGGGTTCAGGGGATTGTTCGAGCGGAAGGCGCATTTCCTTACTAGCATTCCGCTGGCGCTGCGAAACCTCAGGGCCTTTCTCCGCAAAAATGCAATGGGTATTTCTGTACCGGAATTTGATAAAGTGTTACAGCTCTGTATCGCTGATGAGATCATTGAGCAGTTCACGCCGGTGCAGGCGACGGAAGAAACCCCGTTGGTGGTGAAAATAGCAAGCTTCTCCTTTAAAAAAGGCCTTCCGGTAGAAGATAAAGAGAATGGCGGCGGTTTTGTATTTGACTGCCGGGGTATATTAAACCCGGGAAGGATCGAAAGCATGAAAACCCAGACAGGGCGTGATAAAGAAGTGATCCAGTACCTCGAACAGCAGACAAAGATGCCTGAGTTCCTGCACAGTGTTTTTGATGTGGTGGACATTACGGTGGCTGATTTTATCCAGCGCCGGTTCGACAGCCTGATGATAAGTTTTGGATGCACCGGCGGGCAACACCGCAGCGTGTATGCCGCGGATGCCCTGGCCCGGCATCTGAAAAACAAATTCAAGGTAAAAATAGAATTGAACCATTGGGTGCAGGATGCAAAGAACTGGATCAATGAAGTGGTTAAAAAGGAAGTATAA
- a CDS encoding gamma carbonic anhydrase family protein: protein MAVILPVEGKYPQIGVDCFVAPNATIVGDVIAGAACSFWFNTVVRGDVNFIRIGDKVNIQDGVTIHCTYQKCGTTIGNNVSIGHNAIVHGCTIHDNVLVGMGAIIMDNAVVHSNTIIAAGAVVLENTICSPGSIYAGTPAKKIKDISQELLQGEIDRIANNYVKYSGWFKDANEADRYFKKS, encoded by the coding sequence ATGGCAGTGATATTACCAGTGGAAGGAAAATACCCTCAGATCGGTGTAGATTGTTTCGTGGCGCCCAATGCCACTATTGTAGGCGATGTAATTGCAGGAGCCGCCTGCAGCTTCTGGTTCAACACCGTTGTAAGGGGCGATGTGAATTTTATCCGTATCGGCGATAAGGTGAATATACAGGATGGTGTTACTATTCATTGTACCTATCAGAAATGCGGCACTACCATCGGCAACAATGTCTCCATCGGGCACAATGCTATCGTACATGGATGTACCATTCATGATAATGTATTGGTAGGAATGGGCGCTATTATTATGGACAACGCCGTAGTGCACAGTAATACCATCATAGCGGCCGGCGCTGTGGTACTGGAAAATACGATCTGCAGTCCGGGCAGCATTTATGCCGGTACGCCTGCAAAGAAAATAAAAGATATTTCCCAGGAATTGTTACAGGGGGAAATCGACCGGATCGCGAACAATTATGTAAAATATTCGGGCTGGTTTAAAGATGCCAATGAAGCAGACCGGTATTTTAAAAAGAGCTAG
- a CDS encoding aldo/keto reductase produces MKYRNLGQTGERLSAIGLGCMGMSFAYGPTDDTESIATLHKALDRGINFWDTADMYADGANERLISKVLVPNRDKVFIATKFGFRFKDGVAGPNNAAGTYFDGSPEWMKQAVDKSLQRLGIDTIDLYYAHRVDPNVPVEEMVGAMAELIKAGKVRYLGLSEASAASIRKAHAVHPIAALQSEYSLLTRDVEGEILATVRELGISLVPYSPLARGLVTNALNTESLAADDFRRTLPRYQENVAENNAQLVRAFADLAKGKNSTPAQLALAWVLAQGDDIIPIPGTKKRKYLEENAGAVDIELTQSDVEAIDSIIKKYPDTGARYSEGAMKLVNH; encoded by the coding sequence ATGAAATACAGAAATCTAGGACAGACCGGTGAGCGTCTTTCGGCCATCGGGCTGGGTTGTATGGGAATGAGCTTTGCTTATGGTCCCACGGATGATACAGAAAGCATTGCCACCTTGCACAAGGCCCTCGACCGGGGTATCAACTTCTGGGATACGGCGGACATGTACGCAGATGGGGCTAACGAGCGGCTGATTTCAAAGGTGCTGGTACCCAATCGCGACAAAGTGTTTATTGCTACTAAATTCGGTTTTCGGTTTAAGGATGGGGTTGCAGGACCCAATAATGCCGCGGGTACTTATTTTGACGGGAGTCCTGAATGGATGAAACAGGCGGTGGATAAAAGTTTACAGCGATTGGGAATCGATACCATCGACCTGTACTATGCCCATCGTGTGGATCCGAATGTTCCGGTTGAAGAAATGGTAGGCGCCATGGCAGAGCTGATAAAAGCCGGAAAAGTCAGATACCTTGGCTTAAGTGAGGCTTCCGCAGCATCCATCCGTAAAGCACATGCCGTGCATCCGATCGCAGCCTTACAAAGCGAATATTCCTTACTGACGAGAGATGTGGAAGGGGAAATCCTGGCCACGGTCCGTGAACTGGGGATCAGCCTGGTACCTTATTCCCCGTTGGCAAGAGGATTGGTGACCAATGCACTGAATACGGAATCGCTGGCTGCAGACGATTTCAGAAGGACCCTTCCCCGTTACCAGGAGAATGTTGCAGAAAATAACGCACAGCTGGTGCGTGCATTCGCTGATCTTGCAAAGGGAAAGAACAGTACTCCCGCACAACTGGCGCTTGCCTGGGTACTGGCACAGGGTGATGATATCATCCCTATTCCAGGAACCAAAAAACGGAAATACCTGGAGGAGAACGCTGGTGCGGTGGACATTGAATTGACGCAAAGTGACGTGGAAGCCATCGATTCCATAATAAAAAAATATCCGGATACCGGCGCACGGTACAGCGAAGGCGCCATGAAACTGGTGAACCATTAA
- a CDS encoding TPM domain-containing protein → MIANFNAMHFFGKTFMIRSFRLRDFYRKHEGVVIPLQGSLSGLLRILQLMIALLLLTGNGQAQEVLKIRTRTTDQTGTLSSGEIKTLDDRLYAIEKKTGRQVVVVMIPTTGSSSVEEYATTLFRENKIGSQDGNDGVLILVAKDDRRMRIEVGYGLEGTITDLSASRIIEEQMKPAFRNNDFGEGLKSAVNSVELLINGGSLPEAAPASRGGLTKEGKIFLLLMLVAFVSGILAGAKFLSVRQVLIADLVIIVVFIFFSFSFTPLLATPFAAFSYAAGYALARYRTVKILAGVLLLLAAVVALVAKFYGGIPASITAFVGGIVTIMGFLVYAYSKGILISSGGSRDHDDDSWSRSSSSSGSSSWSSSSSSSSGSSSSFSGGGGSSGGGGASGSW, encoded by the coding sequence ATGATCGCTAACTTTAATGCGATGCATTTTTTTGGGAAGACCTTTATGATACGTTCGTTCCGGTTGAGAGATTTTTACAGGAAGCACGAAGGCGTGGTTATCCCGTTGCAGGGAAGCCTGTCGGGATTGTTGAGAATATTGCAACTGATGATAGCACTGTTGCTTTTGACAGGTAATGGACAGGCACAGGAAGTGTTGAAGATCCGGACACGTACCACGGATCAGACAGGTACCTTATCCTCCGGTGAAATAAAAACACTCGATGACCGGTTATATGCAATCGAAAAAAAGACCGGGCGCCAGGTGGTCGTTGTAATGATCCCTACTACGGGAAGCAGCTCCGTTGAGGAGTATGCAACAACACTGTTCCGGGAAAATAAGATCGGCTCACAGGACGGGAACGACGGCGTGCTGATCCTGGTTGCAAAGGATGACCGAAGAATGCGGATAGAGGTAGGCTACGGGTTGGAGGGCACCATAACGGATCTGTCTGCCAGCAGGATCATCGAAGAACAAATGAAACCTGCGTTCCGGAACAATGATTTTGGCGAAGGACTAAAGAGCGCAGTAAATTCGGTGGAACTGCTGATCAATGGCGGATCATTGCCTGAAGCGGCTCCGGCTTCGCGCGGCGGATTAACAAAAGAAGGCAAGATATTTCTCCTGCTGATGCTGGTGGCTTTTGTATCCGGGATATTGGCAGGGGCGAAGTTCCTGTCGGTGCGGCAGGTGCTGATTGCTGATCTTGTAATCATAGTTGTATTTATCTTTTTTAGTTTTAGTTTCACCCCGTTATTGGCAACCCCCTTTGCTGCTTTCAGTTATGCAGCGGGGTATGCGCTGGCACGCTACAGAACCGTCAAGATACTTGCCGGGGTACTGTTGCTGCTGGCGGCGGTGGTGGCGCTGGTAGCAAAATTTTACGGAGGCATCCCTGCTTCCATCACAGCGTTTGTCGGAGGCATTGTTACCATTATGGGCTTTTTGGTTTACGCATACTCAAAAGGCATTTTGATCAGCTCCGGCGGAAGCCGCGATCACGATGATGACTCCTGGTCGCGGAGCAGTTCTTCCTCGGGCTCATCTTCCTGGTCGTCGTCCTCTTCCTCCTCCTCCGGTTCCAGCAGCAGTTTCTCCGGTGGTGGTGGCAGCAGCGGCGGTGGCGGTGCAAGCGGGAGCTGGTAA
- a CDS encoding nucleotidyltransferase family protein: MTTNSNSLPRTALIFSAGLGTRFKPWTDTHPKALAVINGKSLLQRNIEYLQQYGISRVIVNVHHFADQIVAAVKKNKGWGSEVLISDETDAVLETGGGLLKAKPLFTPSEPFITCNADILTDLDINALTRFHNAGDALISMMVSGRKTSRYLLFDEANTLCGWRNITTGEERISRTAQPMRQLAYDCVVLFNYAVFDAIPFTGKFSLIDLYLHLAKEHTLKGLEHKDDRWVDVGKPESVAVAEALFS; encoded by the coding sequence ATGACAACAAATAGTAATTCCCTGCCCCGGACCGCCCTCATTTTCTCCGCCGGCCTGGGCACGCGGTTCAAACCCTGGACAGACACACATCCCAAGGCCCTGGCGGTGATCAACGGGAAAAGCCTGTTACAGCGGAATATCGAATACCTGCAGCAATACGGGATCAGCCGGGTGATTGTGAATGTGCATCATTTTGCCGACCAGATCGTAGCAGCCGTTAAAAAGAATAAGGGCTGGGGGAGCGAAGTGCTGATCAGTGATGAGACCGATGCGGTACTCGAAACAGGGGGAGGATTGTTAAAGGCAAAGCCGCTTTTTACGCCCAGCGAACCGTTTATCACCTGCAATGCAGACATACTCACCGACCTGGACATCAATGCGCTGACCCGTTTTCATAACGCCGGTGATGCATTGATTTCAATGATGGTAAGTGGGCGGAAAACTTCCCGTTATCTGCTGTTTGATGAAGCAAATACGCTTTGCGGCTGGCGCAATATTACCACCGGTGAGGAACGGATCTCAAGAACGGCGCAACCCATGCGGCAACTGGCCTATGACTGTGTGGTGCTCTTTAATTACGCCGTGTTTGATGCCATTCCCTTTACCGGAAAATTCTCACTGATCGATCTGTACCTGCACCTGGCAAAAGAGCATACCTTGAAAGGCCTGGAACACAAGGATGACCGCTGGGTGGATGTGGGTAAACCGGAGAGTGTGGCAGTGGCAGAAGCATTGTTTTCATGA
- a CDS encoding helix-turn-helix domain-containing protein — MEKAETVEEFYKRINHNTSKLSLHNVGLGLGHFNIFPRAFCSPHTNYSRRDYYKVSYIIGTGKLYYANQWIHIDRPALMFSNPMVPYLWEAESPEQSGWFCLFTEDFIQHDERILSLQDSPLFKAGARPVYFLNEDQQEEISSIFRKMQQELHSDYVHKFNVLRNYLHLVIHEAMKWCATDRFEKPVNASVRITNLFLDLLERQFPIDAPDLVVQLRSPKSFAHQLSVHVNHLNRSVREVTGKTTTGHISDRILKEAVALLRHSDWNISEIAYSLGFEYPAHFTSFYKKKTGQSPAALRKSIV, encoded by the coding sequence ATGGAAAAAGCAGAAACCGTTGAGGAATTCTATAAAAGGATCAATCACAATACATCAAAATTATCCCTTCATAACGTAGGTCTGGGCCTGGGGCATTTTAATATCTTTCCAAGGGCCTTCTGCTCTCCGCATACCAATTATTCCAGGAGGGATTATTATAAGGTCTCCTATATTATCGGTACCGGTAAACTGTATTATGCCAACCAGTGGATCCACATCGACCGTCCGGCATTGATGTTCTCCAATCCTATGGTGCCTTATTTGTGGGAAGCGGAATCGCCCGAACAGTCGGGATGGTTCTGTCTGTTCACAGAAGATTTTATCCAGCATGATGAACGGATCCTCAGTCTTCAGGATTCACCACTGTTCAAGGCAGGTGCGCGGCCGGTTTATTTTTTAAACGAAGACCAGCAGGAGGAGATCAGCAGTATCTTCCGTAAGATGCAACAGGAGCTGCATTCAGACTATGTGCATAAATTCAACGTGCTGCGTAATTACCTGCACCTGGTCATTCACGAAGCCATGAAATGGTGTGCTACAGACAGGTTTGAAAAACCGGTAAACGCCAGTGTACGGATCACCAATCTTTTCCTGGACCTGCTCGAACGCCAGTTCCCGATCGATGCACCCGACCTGGTGGTACAGCTGCGTTCCCCCAAAAGTTTTGCGCATCAGCTCTCCGTGCATGTAAACCATCTCAACCGGTCGGTACGGGAGGTGACCGGCAAAACCACCACCGGGCATATCTCCGACCGGATCCTGAAAGAGGCGGTGGCGCTTTTAAGGCATTCCGACTGGAATATTTCGGAGATCGCATACAGCCTGGGTTTTGAATACCCGGCGCACTTTACCAGCTTTTATAAGAAAAAAACCGGCCAGAGCCCCGCCGCACTTAGAAAATCCATTGTTTGA
- a CDS encoding isoaspartyl peptidase/L-asparaginase family protein — protein sequence MKIRNTRYVLTVWLLILGLAAVAQKKKYVLVVHGGAGTILKKNMSAEKEQHYIAALTEALKTGYGKLRSGGTSLDAVEATIRVLEDNPLFNAGKGAVFTHDGRNELDASIMEGKILKAGAVAGVTTIKNPITAARAVMEKSEHVMLAGRGAELFAEEAGLTPVGPEYFRTEERWQGLQRALKADSARAVQDHDGKTSAVEPVINIDQKFGTVGCVALDQQGNLAAGTSTGGMTNKKYGRIGDSPVIGAGTYCNNATAGISCTGWGEFFIRNVVAKTVSDLIEYKGYTIDRAAGAVLDKVKEMGGDGGLIILDKQGNMAMPFNTEGMYRGAVTEDGKIEVLIYR from the coding sequence ATGAAGATCCGCAATACACGATACGTGCTTACAGTATGGTTGCTCATACTGGGCCTTGCTGCCGTTGCCCAAAAGAAAAAATATGTACTGGTGGTACACGGAGGGGCGGGTACCATCTTAAAAAAGAACATGTCTGCCGAAAAGGAGCAACATTATATTGCGGCCCTTACCGAAGCATTAAAGACAGGATATGGCAAACTCCGTTCCGGAGGAACAAGTCTGGACGCAGTGGAAGCGACCATACGCGTTCTGGAAGATAATCCTTTGTTCAACGCAGGTAAAGGCGCCGTTTTTACACACGACGGACGTAATGAGCTGGATGCTTCTATTATGGAGGGCAAGATCTTAAAGGCCGGAGCTGTTGCGGGGGTAACTACCATAAAGAATCCGATAACTGCGGCAAGGGCTGTAATGGAAAAATCGGAACACGTAATGCTGGCAGGCAGAGGGGCTGAACTGTTTGCGGAAGAGGCCGGACTTACACCGGTGGGGCCAGAGTATTTCAGAACAGAAGAACGGTGGCAGGGGCTGCAACGGGCATTAAAAGCGGATTCGGCCCGGGCGGTGCAGGACCATGATGGCAAAACCTCCGCAGTGGAACCGGTAATAAATATTGATCAGAAATTCGGAACCGTAGGATGTGTGGCCCTCGATCAGCAGGGAAACCTTGCTGCGGGAACATCAACCGGCGGTATGACCAATAAAAAATACGGACGGATAGGCGATTCGCCGGTCATCGGCGCGGGTACTTACTGCAATAATGCCACAGCGGGTATTTCCTGCACCGGCTGGGGAGAATTTTTTATCAGGAACGTAGTTGCCAAAACCGTATCCGATCTCATAGAGTATAAGGGATATACTATTGATCGGGCAGCAGGTGCCGTGCTGGATAAGGTAAAGGAAATGGGCGGCGACGGCGGGCTGATCATCCTGGACAAACAGGGTAATATGGCCATGCCCTTTAATACTGAGGGCATGTACCGGGGCGCCGTTACCGAAGATGGAAAGATCGAGGTGCTTATTTACAGGTAA
- a CDS encoding DinB family protein: MRTSIYNRRSFITRSAALALSAALPAAALPVFAAGNQPANDDLFMIGPVKGYSPQIGTLVSMLNYNRQTVIQSVQSLNQEQIDFLLDGHANTIAALVLHLGATEKFYQINTFEGRQEFNEEEKKRWEAPMELGDKGRKEIKGKEIRYYLDLIAEVRSKTLDEFKKKDDQWLMAVDPKWSKPDRPLNTYWKWFHVCEHESNHRGQIAFLKSRLPGAKPASE; encoded by the coding sequence ATGCGCACATCCATCTACAACCGCAGAAGCTTTATTACCAGAAGCGCCGCCCTTGCTTTGTCTGCCGCCCTGCCTGCAGCAGCGCTTCCCGTTTTTGCCGCCGGCAACCAGCCGGCCAATGACGACCTTTTTATGATCGGTCCGGTAAAGGGTTATTCACCCCAGATCGGCACCCTTGTTTCCATGCTGAATTATAACCGTCAAACTGTTATTCAATCGGTACAGTCGCTGAACCAGGAGCAGATCGATTTCCTGCTGGACGGTCATGCCAACACCATTGCCGCCTTGGTACTGCACCTGGGTGCTACAGAAAAATTTTACCAGATCAACACGTTCGAGGGCCGACAGGAATTCAACGAAGAAGAAAAAAAACGCTGGGAGGCCCCTATGGAACTGGGCGACAAAGGCCGTAAGGAAATAAAAGGAAAAGAGATCCGGTATTACCTGGACCTGATAGCCGAAGTAAGAAGCAAAACGCTGGACGAATTTAAAAAGAAGGACGATCAGTGGCTGATGGCAGTGGATCCCAAATGGTCGAAACCCGACCGGCCGCTGAATACCTACTGGAAATGGTTTCATGTATGCGAACATGAATCGAACCACCGGGGGCAGATTGCCTTTTTAAAAAGCCGGCTTCCCGGCGCCAAGCCCGCTTCCGAGTAA
- a CDS encoding multidrug effflux MFS transporter, whose protein sequence is MIPTQSMISRQQQPGVKRLQEKNKKAATLISFLLIPLSGLITDIYLPSMPHMAQELHRPEGAIQLTLTLFLVSYGLAQFVTGSLIDSYGRFRLTLVSLAVFIASNLVIIFTKQLELIYAMRIVQGITTGFIVVAKRAFFVDVYEGEERKHYLSLMSIVWSSAPVIAPFIGGYLQQYFNWQANFYVLAVYGALMLALEWIFSGETVPVYRNFKWSSMLGDYRVMLRSRTFAYGLLICGLCYGTTMIFGLAGAFIIEHQMHYSSVVAGYGALVMGLAWMCGGFLGKASLNKAFLPKLRRSNAAQLLATLGMIITAVWLQNLYSLLFFAFLIHVCVGFIFNNYFAYCLGRFPQMAGLASGLSGGSNFIITAVASYSVVGILHPQSQQGLGYGYLIMGVIAFLILQLLLKKQQAQA, encoded by the coding sequence ATGATTCCTACACAATCCATGATATCCCGTCAGCAGCAGCCCGGAGTAAAACGGCTGCAGGAAAAAAATAAAAAGGCAGCCACCCTTATCTCATTTTTGCTCATTCCTTTATCCGGGCTGATAACGGACATCTACCTGCCTTCCATGCCGCACATGGCGCAGGAACTGCACCGGCCGGAAGGTGCCATCCAGCTTACATTAACGCTGTTCCTGGTAAGCTATGGCCTGGCACAGTTCGTAACCGGAAGCCTTATCGACAGTTACGGAAGGTTCCGGCTCACCCTGGTATCCCTTGCTGTTTTCATCGCCAGCAACCTGGTTATCATTTTTACAAAGCAGCTTGAACTGATCTATGCCATGCGCATCGTGCAGGGCATTACCACCGGCTTTATTGTTGTGGCCAAACGGGCTTTTTTTGTGGATGTATATGAAGGGGAAGAACGGAAACACTATCTCAGCCTGATGTCCATCGTATGGTCTTCCGCACCGGTTATTGCCCCTTTTATCGGTGGTTACCTGCAGCAGTATTTCAACTGGCAGGCCAATTTTTATGTGCTGGCCGTATATGGAGCCCTGATGCTGGCGCTGGAGTGGATCTTTTCAGGAGAAACGGTTCCGGTTTACCGCAATTTTAAATGGAGCTCCATGCTGGGTGATTACCGGGTGATGCTGCGGAGCCGCACTTTTGCTTATGGTTTATTGATCTGCGGCCTCTGTTATGGCACCACGATGATCTTCGGACTGGCAGGCGCCTTTATCATCGAGCACCAGATGCATTACTCTTCTGTTGTGGCGGGCTATGGTGCGCTGGTAATGGGGCTGGCATGGATGTGCGGCGGTTTTCTCGGTAAAGCCAGTTTAAATAAAGCGTTTCTGCCAAAGCTGAGAAGAAGCAACGCTGCGCAGTTATTGGCAACCCTGGGCATGATCATCACAGCGGTATGGTTGCAGAATCTTTATTCCCTGCTGTTCTTTGCATTCCTGATCCATGTATGCGTCGGGTTCATTTTCAATAATTATTTTGCCTACTGCCTGGGGCGGTTTCCGCAGATGGCCGGGCTGGCCAGCGGCCTGAGCGGAGGGTCCAACTTTATTATTACAGCTGTTGCCAGTTATTCGGTAGTGGGGATCTTACATCCGCAGTCGCAACAGGGACTAGGATACGGGTACCTTATCATGGGGGTTATAGCTTTTTTGATCTTACAGTTATTGCTGAAAAAGCAGCAGGCGCAGGCATAA